CATGGGCTGGCCGGCCGCAACGAGACGTGCCGCGGTGGCCGCCACGTCCACCGCGGCGCGCGCGGCCTCCCAGGTGCCCGGCCCGATGAGGGTCATCGTGTCGTAGCAGTAGCGACCGGCCCGCGCATGCGCGGCGGCCGGTTCGCGCGCCGGTAGCCCGGCGAGCAGCGCGGCAGTCGGAAAGACATAGGGGACGACCCGGTCCTGACCCGACTGCTCCGGGAAGCCGGCCGCGACCCAGCGCTCCCACGCGGTCGCCAGGTAGTCGAGCAGCTCGTTGCTGTGCACACGCTTCAGGATCCGGTCCTCACAACGCACGGCGGCCAGTTGGGTCGCACCCGCCGCCTCGGTGGCCGCGCGGATGACCGTGACCCTTTCGGCCACCTCGGTGCCCGGCGTACGAACGCCCACCCAGATCTCCGCCGCGGGGTCATGGCGCAGGCAGTCGTCGCTGCTCACCACCGGAACCCGCACAGTCATGGTCAACGACCCCTTCCGGACGGCATGCTGGGCGCGTGCGTGTTGCTGACTTGGGAATCAGTATCGGCCAGCTGCCCACTGGCCCGACGAACTCCGTCCTCGACGTGCCAGGTGTCGGTTTCGGCCACGCCACGATCTGGCGCGACGACCCACCGCCGCCAGCCGGCGACGGCGTCGCTCGTACCGGGGTCACCGTGCTCGACATCGGCGGCAACGCGTTCACCCACCCCATCCCCGCCGGCGCTGCGGTGCTCAACGGCTGCGGCGAGTGCACGGGCATCACCGCGATCCGAGAGTGCGGCGGCATCGAGACGCCGATCTTCCTCACGTCGACCATGCAGATGGGCCGGGTGTACGACGCAGCGGTCGCCCTGCTGGTCGAGGAAGAGCCGTTGATCGGCGTCGATGACGTCACGATCCCGGTCGTGGCCGAGTGCGACGACAGCTTCCTTTCCGACCCGCGGCGAGTACGCGTCACCATCGACGACGTCCGCTCCGCACTCCGCGCCTCCCGGGAGTCAGCGGGTGGATCAGCGTTCAACGAGGGTGCCGTCGGGTCGGGCACTGGCATGAGCGCGCTCGGCTACAAGGGCGGCATCGGCACTGCGTCGCGACGGCTGCCGGACGGCAACACGGTCGCGGTGCTCACCATGACGAACTTCGGCGATCGGCACCGGCTGACCGTCGCCGGCGTGCCGGTCGGCAGGCTGTTGCCGGATCCCGGCGCGGACGGACCGCCCCGGCCGGCCGGGTCGTGCATCGTCGTGGTCGTCACGGACGCGCCGATCGACCCGATCGGATGCGAGCGGCTAGCCCGGCGCTGCGGGCTCGGCCTGGCCCGCCTCGGCAGCACGGCGTCTAACGGCTCGGGCGAGATCTTCCTCGCGGTCGCGACCGGGCTTCGCGCGGAACGCGGCGCACCACCGGCCGGCATCCCGCTCACCGGCTGGATGCTCGATCCCTACTTCGAGGCAGTCGTCGACGCGACCGAGGAAGCGGCACTCAACAGCATGCTCGCCGCCCGGACCGTCGTCGGCCGCGACGGCAACACGTCGTACGCGCTGCCCTTCGCTGCCGTCCGCGAGCTCGTTGTGGCGGCACATGCCGCCGAAGCCGCCGATGGGTGACGGCCGCGTCGATCGGGTCTGGATCCCGATGCGGGACGGCGCTCGCCTCGCGGCCTCACTCTTCCTTCCCGGCGGTGGCCCCGCCCCGGCCATCCTCGAGGCACTGCCGTACCGCAAGGACGACCTGACCGCCGGCTATCGGCCGGAGTACGTGCGGCTTCGCGACGAGCACGGGTACGCCGTCGTGCGGGTCGACGTTCGCGGCACCGGCTCCTCGACCGGCGTCGCCACCGATGAGTACCCCGCTCAGGAGCAGGACGACCTCAACGACGTCATCGCGTGGATTGCCGGCCAGCCCTGGTGCACGGGCGCAGTGGGGATGTACGGCACGTCGTACAGCGGCTTCAACTCGCTGCACCTCGCCGCGACGAACCCGCCCGCGCTGAAGGCGGTCATCGCGATCTATGCCAGCGACGACCGCTACACCGACGACGTGCACTACATGGGTGGCCTGCTGCGCTTGCTCGATATCGTCGACTACCCGACGTACATGATCGCGATGAATGCGTTGCCCCCCGTGCCCGAGCTGGTGGGTGAGGGCTGGCGCGAGCTGTGGCGCGAACGGATCGAGCGGACCGAGCCCTGGTTGCTGCGCTGGCTCGAGGAGCAACGAGACGGCGGCTACTGGCGGCAAGGCTCGGTGCGGCCCGGTTATGACCGGATCCGGATCCCCACGATGCTGGTCGGCGGCTGGGCCGACGGCTACCGCAACAACACCTTCCGCACCATCGAAGCGCTGTCGTCGGCGGGCGTGCCGCATCGGCTGCTGCTCGGTCCCTGGAGCCATGCGGCGACCAGTAGTGCGTTGCCCGGGCCGCGGATCGACCTGGTGCCGGAGCTGGTCCGCTGGTGGGACCGCTGGCTGCGGGACGTCGGCAACGGCATCGAGGACGAGCCTCCGATCACGCTGTTCGCCCGGCGGTCGAGCCTGCCCGAGCCGGACCTCGACGTGGTCGCCGGCGAGTGGCGGAACGAGCCCGGCTGGCCGCTCGACCGGATCTCCGATGACGTCCGTGCGCTCGGCACCGGCACCGCCACGCATGTCGTGCTGCCGGATACAGGCACGGCGGGCTGGATCTCCTGCGCCGGGCACCTGCCGTGGGGCCAGCCGTACGACCAACGTCGCGACGACGCGCAGTCGCTGACCTGGGAGTGGCCGGCCGACGACCTCGAGATCCTGGGCCATCCGCGGCTGGCGGCTCGCGTCAGCGCCGACGTCCCTGTCGCGAGCCTCGCGGTCCGGCTGTGCGACGTGTTTCCCGACGGTCGCTCGGCCCTCATCACCCGCGGGGT
This Mycobacteriales bacterium DNA region includes the following protein-coding sequences:
- a CDS encoding P1 family peptidase, giving the protein MRVADLGISIGQLPTGPTNSVLDVPGVGFGHATIWRDDPPPPAGDGVARTGVTVLDIGGNAFTHPIPAGAAVLNGCGECTGITAIRECGGIETPIFLTSTMQMGRVYDAAVALLVEEEPLIGVDDVTIPVVAECDDSFLSDPRRVRVTIDDVRSALRASRESAGGSAFNEGAVGSGTGMSALGYKGGIGTASRRLPDGNTVAVLTMTNFGDRHRLTVAGVPVGRLLPDPGADGPPRPAGSCIVVVVTDAPIDPIGCERLARRCGLGLARLGSTASNGSGEIFLAVATGLRAERGAPPAGIPLTGWMLDPYFEAVVDATEEAALNSMLAARTVVGRDGNTSYALPFAAVRELVVAAHAAEAADG
- a CDS encoding CocE/NonD family hydrolase; protein product: MGDGRVDRVWIPMRDGARLAASLFLPGGGPAPAILEALPYRKDDLTAGYRPEYVRLRDEHGYAVVRVDVRGTGSSTGVATDEYPAQEQDDLNDVIAWIAGQPWCTGAVGMYGTSYSGFNSLHLAATNPPALKAVIAIYASDDRYTDDVHYMGGLLRLLDIVDYPTYMIAMNALPPVPELVGEGWRELWRERIERTEPWLLRWLEEQRDGGYWRQGSVRPGYDRIRIPTMLVGGWADGYRNNTFRTIEALSSAGVPHRLLLGPWSHAATSSALPGPRIDLVPELVRWWDRWLRDVGNGIEDEPPITLFARRSSLPEPDLDVVAGEWRNEPGWPLDRISDDVRALGTGTATHVVLPDTGTAGWISCAGHLPWGQPYDQRRDDAQSLTWEWPADDLEILGHPRLAARVSADVPVASLAVRLCDVFPDGRSALITRGVLNLTRRNGLEHPEPLPPGQAVDVTVELEATSWRFDPGHRLRLSVSGTDWPNTVAPPAPVTLTLHLDGCMLHLPTVAGPSSCAAPVLTPSSDVPHESTEVTWRVEHDVLRRETACVVDHGSSYDEDGVACSERYQGRVSVDTRSFEQHVSSRASYGLRWADVEVRTDATVEIAVTATDFDVRIELVCHDGADVFAERSWTRTIARDLG